The Algoriphagus halophilus sequence TTCCCATAAAGGCTACATATCCTAACGCAATTAGTGAAGGGTCAGCATTCACCACTTTTTTGAAATACACGCCACTCCAATCAAACATACATCCTTCGCACATCATGCCCAAAAACGCAATCAAGCTAATTCTTAATAGCAAAGCATCCGGCTTTTTCAACACCAACCCACCATCTGCAGATGCAGCTTTTTCTTTAATGATGAATCTTTGAGCAACTAGAATAATCGTCAAAGAAATCAACATGACCACCCCATAATGCTGGGCTGGACTTAGCCCCAGGTAGATCATTAATGCGCCGATTCCAGCTCCTGTAAATCCCGCCATGCTCCATAGACCATGAAAGGAAGCCAGTATATTTTTCCCCATTTGGTCTTCCAAGTTTAATGCTTGAGTATTCAATGAAATGTTCATGGTATTCCCTAACATTCCATACAGAATCAAAACCGGAACAAGTAACCAAATAGCAGGAGCCAATCCAATCAAAGGCAAGGTGAGTGCATAAGCAACCGCGCCGATCATAATGACTTTTCTGCTTCCAAATTGATGAACTGCCCAACCCGCAATTGGAAGTCCTATCACTGAACCCAACGGAAGGAACAATAATAAAGTCCCGAGTTGACCTTCTGAAAGATCAAACCTGGCTTGAATATCAGGTATCCTTGCAGCCCATGAGGCAAAACATAAACCCACAAAAAAGAAAAATGCTCCGAGGGCTACTCGGCGTTTGGAATAAGAAATCATAGGTTGGGTATAGATTAATAGGCTCCGAAATTTAGAAAGATTACTCCAATAAGCGGCAAATAACCTCTCCTCAAGCTTAAACTATTTGGGAAAAGGGGTGTTATTGTGGTAAATTTAAGCACATGGAATTTATCATCGTAGGTGCAATTATCACCACAGCCATCTTGATCATCAGATTCATTATCAAAAAAGTATTTGATTAAAAAAGCCAGTTCCCTATCAGAAACTGGCTTTAATTATTCCATCTAAACCTAATAGTTAATTTGGAAGCTTCTTCGCAAATTTTCCATATACCCAGGTTCCCGCTATAGCTGAAATCAAGGTTACAAATACAATGGTAAATCCACTTCCTATTTGAGCAAACAATGGTCCTGGACAAGCTCCGGTAATCGCCCATCCTAAACCAAAGATGAATCCTCCGATAATCTGTCCTTTCCTAAATTCCTTTTTAGGAATATTGACAGTCTCTCCTTTGATCGTCTTGATGTTGAATCGTTTGATGATCTGGATGGAAATGATCCCGGTAATGATCGCGGAACCAATGACTCCATACATATGGAAAGACTGAAGACGGAACATTTCCTGAATTCTAAACCAAGAAATGATTTCAGCTTTGACAAACACGATTCCAAACAAAATTCCGACAATCATGTATTTTACTAAGGCTAGGCCTTTTTCAATATTCTCTTGAGAGTTTGGAGCATCACATACTGCAGCCCCTTGTATATTTTTTTCTGCTACTTTCATTTTATCATCTAATTAAAATCCCACCAAAGACATCAAAGGTCCCAACAACAAATGAGTCATCACAAAACCGCCAAGCATAAAGAAAATGGTAGCTACCAAGGATGGCCACTGAAGTGAACTAATTCCCATGATCGCATGCCCGGAAGTACATCCTCCTGCATATCGGGTTCCAAAGCCCACTAGGAACCCTCCAATCACGAAGAACAAAAGGCCTTTCGCAGTAAATAAAACGCTCCAGTCAAAGATGTCAGATGGCATCAGGCCAGAGAAATCCGTGATACCCAAAGCTGTTAAATCAGCTTTTGTCTGATCTGCCAGGATAAAATCATTGGGGTTTGCCAAGTAATTAGTCGCTATAAAACCACCAATTAACACCCCTAACACAAACAACATGTTCCACATTTCTTTTTTCCAGTTATAGGTAAAGAAAGGGATGCCTGCAGGTACGCAAATGGCGCAGACATGTCGCAAGGAAGAGGAAATCCCAAAGGTCTTATTTCCAATTAAGAGCAACGTTGGCACTGTAAGGCCAATCATTGGGCCCGCTACGTACCAAGGCCAAGGCTGGGTAATCCAGTCGATAAATTGATTCATTTTTATTCTCGTTTATTTAAAATCTATAGTCTAGTATGAGATTGAAATTCATCATTTCAACCCGGTTTATCACATATTCCAAAGGGATTTCCCTTTCAAATAGTTCTTTTTTGGCTACTACCAACAACTGTAAATCAAGTCCATGGAAAAACCCTTTAAATCTGTAATCTGCCAATCCTGAGAAATGCAGATAGCTTGGGATTCCATATTTATTAAGTTCTACATGATGGATATCCGGAGTTTTTACATGTGAGACTCCCAACACCACCTTCATTCTGTCATCTGCCAGCTGTTGTTCAAACTGGGTCATGATGGCATGAGTAGCACCTAATCCTTCGAACCGCTCCCTTGGAAGGCTCGCAAAGAACTGTTCCCTCCCCCATTCTCTTGGGAATAGAAACCTTCCCCGGTCTGAAAATCCAAGGTAGTTTACCGTCCATTTACTATGGGGCCATGACAATCCAGCTCTCATTCCAAATGCAGAGGATTTCTCCCCTGGCAGAATATAAGCCTTGGCAGGATCAGGATTTCCTCCATCTCCTATCGCAGCTTGGAACATGGTTTGTACCCCCCAAACCAAATCAGGTCCTTTCACCATGGGCTTCCTGCCTTCTACTTGGGAAAGATTAGTGGCAAACACCCCCTCCGAAAGATAGCTCCAGGATTTTGCTGTTACCTGTTCATTATCCCATCCAAGCCCTAACACACCAATTCCTTTGGTATGAATATGATGTTGGTAGCTTTCTTCCTCACCCGTTGGATTTCTTCCAGTAGGATAAAATCCAAAAGATTCATCAATGGGCAACCATTCTAGAGATCCTCTTGAAATCACATGGGTAAACCAAGCCCCTTGCACCGTGAAATCACTTTTATTCCAATCTAAGGATAGACCGCTGAACAAATTGGGACGCATCCTATTATCAGAGGCATTAAGCAAAGGACTTTCGAAATGATGTCTTCCGAACCAAGCTGAAATGGAAGAAGATTCATAGGAAATGTAAAACTCCTCCAATCGATCCATATCCTTGTGATTTTCGGGATGATGAACATCATACAATGGCAGTTCATATCTATTCGGCATTCCTGTCAAAGGATCTAGTTCGGTGATATGGTTTTCAAAATGTCTGAAGACAAAAAAACCACTAAAGCCCACTCCTAGTCCTTTCCATCTTGGTGAGAAATAACCGACTCCAGCTCCTGTACCCCAAGTACTGTAATTAGTCAAAGCACCCTGATTGACAGTTCCCATCATATATGACCTGAGATGAAACTCAAACGATCCAGTTTTCAATAGTTTACCAAACAACTTTTTGTCTGGCTCTTCTTCCATTTCTACCTCTTCATACGAGTGCTGGGAATAAACTGATTCAGCCATCACCATGAGAAGAAATAGTAATGCAAATTTGGCGATCATTTTCTGCATATAGTTGTGACTTTAATCACATGGAATAAGTTGATACTAAAAATGGCAAGTCCTAAGACTCGCCATTTTGGGAATTAAGCAACTTTTCTCCTAGCATTTAGAGAAGTGTAGTCGGGCAAACGTAATCTGTCACCTGAAACTTCTCGGATTCTTTGATGGCCTTAAATCCTCCATCCACATCGATTAAATTATCATATCCTCTCGCTCTCAAAATGGAATTAAACACCATTGATCGATATCCGCCAGCACAATGAACGTAGTAAGTTTTATCCTTGTCTACTTTCAACATACTCTCATTGATGTAGTCCAATGGTGCGTTTTCAGCATCTACTACATGTTCTGATAAGTATTCACTGTTCTTTCTAACATCCAGAATAGTCAATTCAGGATCTTTCTCTTTTCTTTTTGCAAGCTCTTCTGCAGAAATAGATTCTATTGAATCCAATTCATGTCCAGCTTTTTTCCAGGACTCAATTCCCCCTTCCAAATAGCCTAAAGCATAGTCATAACCTACTCTTGCTAACCTGGTGATTACTTCTTCTTCTCTACCTTCATCCGCTACCACCAATATCTCTTGTTTCAAGTCGGGAATCATTGCTCCTACCCATACTGCAAAACTTCCGTCAATTCCGATATTCACAGAGTTAGGCACAAATCCCTTGGCGAAAGTCTGAGGGGCTCTTGTATCCAAGATCAACGCTCCTGTTTCATTTGCAGCAGCTTCAAATTGCGCAGGTGTCAATGGTTTCACACCTCTTTCCAATACCTCATCAATGCTGTCATATCCTTCGATATTCATCATCACGTTTTGAGGGAAATATGCTGGAGGAGGAGTTAAACCTGTAAGTACTTCTTTGATAAACTCCTCTTTGGTCATTTCCTGAAGCGCATAATTGGTCTTCTTTTGGTTACCAAGGGTATCTGAAGTCTCCTTGCTCATGTTTTTTCCACATGCTGAACCTGCTCCGTGTGCCGGATAGACAATCAAATCATCTGGAAGGGGCATGATTTTATTTCTAAGGGAATCATATAAATGACCTGCCAATTTCTCTTGGGTCAAATCCTTCACTACTTTTTGGGCTAAATCAGGTCTACCTACATCACCGATGAATAAGGTATCTCCGGTAAAGATGGCTTCTGGCTTTCCTTCCTCATTGTAAAGTAGGAAACAAGAACTCTCCATCGTATGTCCTGGAGTGTGAATCACTTTCACTTTCACCTTACCTATCTGAAATTCCTGACCATCTTCAGCTACGATTGCATCAAATCCCATTTTCATGGTCGTTGGTCCATACACGATAGGCGCACCAGTCTTCGCAGAAAGATCTTGGTGACCAGACACGAAATCAGCATGAAAGTGTGTTTCAAACACGTACTTGATCTTCGCATTTCTTCTTTCAGCTTTTTCAATATAAGGCTGAACTTCTCTTAACGGATCAATCACCGCTGCTTCGCCATCTGACTCAATGTAGTAAGCTCCTTGAGCTAAACAGCCGGTATAAATTTGTTCGATTTTCATATGATGTGTTTTTATATTTTCTCTATTCGGATGTTCAAATATACCAGTCCAAAAGAACTGT is a genomic window containing:
- a CDS encoding MFS transporter, with protein sequence MISYSKRRVALGAFFFFVGLCFASWAARIPDIQARFDLSEGQLGTLLLFLPLGSVIGLPIAGWAVHQFGSRKVIMIGAVAYALTLPLIGLAPAIWLLVPVLILYGMLGNTMNISLNTQALNLEDQMGKNILASFHGLWSMAGFTGAGIGALMIYLGLSPAQHYGVVMLISLTIILVAQRFIIKEKAASADGGLVLKKPDALLLRISLIAFLGMMCEGCMFDWSGVYFKKVVNADPSLIALGYVAFMGTMATGRFITDKIAARFTKVAVIQVSGVLIFVGLALAVVFPTVTVATVGFLLVGLGVASIIPLSYSIAGRSKLYAPSVALALVSTISFFGFLLGPPLIGFIADLFNLKTSFAMVAVAALGITLLSSFRKAVFLIPQKVKPSSVS
- a CDS encoding DUF6691 family protein; its protein translation is MKVAEKNIQGAAVCDAPNSQENIEKGLALVKYMIVGILFGIVFVKAEIISWFRIQEMFRLQSFHMYGVIGSAIITGIISIQIIKRFNIKTIKGETVNIPKKEFRKGQIIGGFIFGLGWAITGACPGPLFAQIGSGFTIVFVTLISAIAGTWVYGKFAKKLPN
- a CDS encoding MBL fold metallo-hydrolase translates to MKIEQIYTGCLAQGAYYIESDGEAAVIDPLREVQPYIEKAERRNAKIKYVFETHFHADFVSGHQDLSAKTGAPIVYGPTTMKMGFDAIVAEDGQEFQIGKVKVKVIHTPGHTMESSCFLLYNEEGKPEAIFTGDTLFIGDVGRPDLAQKVVKDLTQEKLAGHLYDSLRNKIMPLPDDLIVYPAHGAGSACGKNMSKETSDTLGNQKKTNYALQEMTKEEFIKEVLTGLTPPPAYFPQNVMMNIEGYDSIDEVLERGVKPLTPAQFEAAANETGALILDTRAPQTFAKGFVPNSVNIGIDGSFAVWVGAMIPDLKQEILVVADEGREEEVITRLARVGYDYALGYLEGGIESWKKAGHELDSIESISAEELAKRKEKDPELTILDVRKNSEYLSEHVVDAENAPLDYINESMLKVDKDKTYYVHCAGGYRSMVFNSILRARGYDNLIDVDGGFKAIKESEKFQVTDYVCPTTLL
- a CDS encoding YeeE/YedE family protein translates to MNQFIDWITQPWPWYVAGPMIGLTVPTLLLIGNKTFGISSSLRHVCAICVPAGIPFFTYNWKKEMWNMLFVLGVLIGGFIATNYLANPNDFILADQTKADLTALGITDFSGLMPSDIFDWSVLFTAKGLLFFVIGGFLVGFGTRYAGGCTSGHAIMGISSLQWPSLVATIFFMLGGFVMTHLLLGPLMSLVGF